In the genome of Candidatus Moraniibacteriota bacterium, one region contains:
- a CDS encoding 3'-5' exonuclease: MRSTIPDLLPLERPLVVFDLETTGLTPGEDKTVEIAYQKIMPSGEVIAAVQRLNPLRPIPKDSTAVHGITDEDVANAPSFAKLCYELWSIFEGVDVGGFNVYGYDLPFLRAEFATVGKNFDYSNRKILDAKFIFHKFAPRDMVSRRDLSAATKEYCGETHTSAHTAEGDVAVTVKVLEKQLERYPEFRNWDAVMDLLGRRKSVEVESAAPQVPRGTLF, from the coding sequence ATGCGTTCTACAATTCCCGATCTTCTTCCACTTGAACGGCCGCTGGTGGTGTTTGACCTTGAAACGACCGGGCTTACGCCGGGAGAAGACAAGACAGTCGAGATTGCGTATCAGAAGATTATGCCGAGCGGGGAGGTGATTGCAGCGGTGCAGCGGCTCAATCCGTTGCGGCCGATCCCGAAGGATTCGACAGCCGTGCATGGTATCACCGACGAAGACGTTGCCAATGCGCCGTCTTTTGCCAAGCTCTGCTATGAGCTCTGGAGTATTTTCGAAGGAGTGGATGTTGGCGGGTTCAATGTGTACGGGTACGATCTTCCTTTCTTGCGGGCGGAATTCGCCACAGTGGGAAAAAACTTTGATTATTCGAACCGGAAAATTCTCGATGCGAAATTTATTTTCCACAAATTTGCACCGCGAGATATGGTATCTCGGCGGGATTTGTCGGCGGCTACCAAGGAATACTGTGGCGAGACGCATACAAGTGCACACACAGCCGAAGGTGATGTGGCTGTGACGGTCAAGGTGCTCGAGAAACAATTGGAACGGTACCCGGAATTTCGAAACTGGGATGCGGTGATGGATCTCCTTGGGCGGCGTAAGTCGGTTGAAGTGGAATCGGCAGCTCCTCAAGTGCCGCGTGGGACTCTGTTTTAG
- the atpD gene encoding F0F1 ATP synthase subunit beta: protein MNGTLLQVIGPVVDVEFPEGELPKILDAVVVALSDGGELVAEVHQHLGGNRVRTVAMGPTDGLKRGMSVRATGAPISVPVGPEVLGRMFDVLGKPIDQKPDLKNVKLQSIHRKAPKFSEQATEARVFETGIKSIDLVCPFMKGGKVGLFGGAGVGKTVVIQELIRNIAQEHGGYSVFAGVGERTREGNDLYHEMEDSGVLAKTALVFGQMNEPPGARQRVALSALTMAEYFRDDERKDVLLFVDNIFRFTQAGSEVSALLGRIPSAVGYQPTLAEEMGALQERITSTRNGSITSVQAVYVPADDLTDPAPATTFGHLDSTVVLSRALSELGIYPAVDPLDSSSTILDPNIVGEKHYSVARNVQRVLQRYKDLQDIIAILGMEELTEDDKLTVMRARKIQKFLSQPFFVAEQFTGKPGKYVKLEDTVSGFERILSGELDAVPEQDFYMKGSIEEVLAAAK from the coding sequence ATGAACGGAACACTTTTGCAGGTAATCGGGCCGGTGGTGGATGTGGAATTCCCGGAGGGGGAATTGCCGAAGATTTTGGATGCGGTAGTAGTAGCATTGTCTGATGGCGGCGAATTGGTTGCCGAGGTGCATCAGCACTTGGGTGGAAACCGCGTGCGGACAGTTGCGATGGGTCCGACAGACGGACTGAAGCGCGGGATGAGCGTGCGAGCGACAGGCGCGCCAATATCGGTTCCGGTCGGGCCGGAAGTCTTGGGTCGGATGTTCGATGTTCTGGGAAAACCAATCGATCAAAAACCGGATCTGAAAAATGTGAAATTGCAGTCGATCCATCGGAAGGCGCCGAAGTTTTCGGAGCAGGCGACGGAAGCGAGGGTGTTTGAAACGGGTATCAAATCGATTGACCTGGTATGCCCCTTTATGAAGGGCGGGAAGGTGGGGCTTTTCGGCGGGGCGGGTGTCGGGAAGACCGTGGTGATTCAAGAGCTTATTCGAAATATCGCGCAGGAACATGGTGGGTATTCGGTTTTTGCCGGGGTCGGCGAGCGGACGCGCGAGGGAAATGACCTCTACCATGAAATGGAAGACTCGGGCGTTTTGGCGAAGACGGCGCTTGTTTTCGGACAGATGAACGAGCCGCCGGGTGCTCGCCAGCGCGTGGCGCTCTCTGCGCTTACAATGGCGGAGTATTTCCGTGATGACGAGCGCAAAGACGTTCTGCTCTTCGTCGACAATATCTTCCGCTTTACGCAGGCGGGATCGGAAGTGTCGGCGCTTTTGGGCCGCATCCCGTCGGCGGTGGGATATCAGCCGACGCTTGCCGAAGAAATGGGCGCGCTCCAAGAGCGGATCACCTCGACGCGCAATGGCTCGATCACTTCGGTGCAGGCGGTCTATGTACCGGCAGACGATCTCACTGATCCGGCGCCGGCGACGACTTTCGGTCATCTTGACTCAACCGTCGTGCTTTCGCGGGCGCTCTCGGAGCTTGGTATTTATCCGGCAGTCGATCCCTTGGATTCGAGTTCGACTATTCTCGATCCGAATATTGTCGGAGAGAAGCACTACTCGGTCGCGCGAAATGTTCAGCGTGTACTCCAGCGATACAAGGACTTGCAGGACATCATCGCGATTCTCGGTATGGAAGAACTGACTGAAGACGACAAATTAACCGTGATGCGCGCGCGGAAGATTCAAAAATTTCTCTCGCAGCCGTTCTTCGTGGCGGAGCAATTTACGGGGAAGCCCGGGAAATATGTAAAGCTCGAAGACACGGTGTCCGGTTTTGAACGAATCCTCTCCGGCGAACTCGATGCTGTTCCTGAGCAGGACTTTTATATGAAAGGATCTATAGAAGAAGTACTTGCCGCCGCAAAATAA
- a CDS encoding PAS domain-containing protein: MTASSQHIACDLAGKDRWMIEAFESVGDAIFVTDVHGVISFVNPKAVALSGWSAEEAIGQPVGSVVKFSIDDDLQTVLSSSPYAPSESPQEFTGRISLVKKDGHSKSPVKGRAVPFSDEEGNRQGTIILLGDATIEHRLIQAKDHFLSIVAHQLRTPLGSARWCMDMLLSGDLGALPEEARRAIISLYASNQQMIELVNDLLDMAKFNRTNGVEESVPVDVAEVVESIFRFLELDAQRRRVVFGLKGDTGVPKILLPRRRFYEVIRNLLSNAVKYSKPGGHVLVGIAKAGDECLISVKDDGIGIPIDEQQNIFSKFFRASNAVHSQTEGSGLGLAVVKMFIESWGGAASFKSTEGKGTTFFIKLPINRKIEKSSDADSKSS; encoded by the coding sequence ATGACCGCGTCTTCTCAGCATATTGCGTGCGATCTTGCCGGCAAGGACCGATGGATGATTGAAGCATTCGAGTCAGTCGGCGATGCGATCTTCGTGACAGATGTTCACGGAGTGATTTCATTTGTGAATCCGAAAGCCGTTGCGCTTTCCGGATGGAGCGCTGAGGAGGCTATTGGGCAGCCGGTTGGATCGGTCGTGAAGTTTTCTATCGATGATGATTTGCAAACGGTGCTTTCCTCGTCACCCTATGCGCCTTCGGAGTCGCCGCAGGAGTTTACCGGGAGGATTTCTTTGGTAAAGAAAGATGGTCATTCAAAGAGTCCGGTAAAAGGACGAGCAGTGCCGTTTTCTGATGAAGAAGGAAATCGACAAGGGACAATTATTCTCTTGGGGGATGCAACGATCGAGCACCGGTTGATCCAGGCGAAAGATCATTTCCTCTCCATAGTGGCGCATCAGTTGCGGACGCCCTTGGGGAGCGCTCGATGGTGTATGGATATGCTTCTGTCGGGGGATCTGGGCGCTCTGCCGGAAGAAGCTCGACGAGCAATAATCAGTCTCTACGCGAGTAATCAGCAGATGATCGAGCTGGTAAACGATCTGCTTGATATGGCAAAATTCAACCGGACAAACGGTGTTGAAGAATCTGTGCCGGTTGATGTGGCGGAGGTAGTCGAGAGTATTTTCCGGTTTCTTGAACTCGATGCGCAGCGTCGCCGCGTAGTATTCGGTCTGAAAGGTGACACGGGCGTTCCAAAGATTCTCTTGCCCAGGAGGCGATTTTACGAAGTGATACGGAATCTTCTTTCGAACGCGGTAAAATACAGTAAACCCGGAGGGCATGTCTTGGTGGGAATTGCAAAAGCTGGCGATGAGTGTCTTATCTCGGTCAAAGACGATGGAATCGGCATTCCGATTGATGAGCAACAGAATATCTTCTCGAAATTTTTCCGGGCAAGCAACGCAGTTCATTCGCAAACGGAAGGGTCGGGACTTGGTCTTGCTGTCGTGAAAATGTTTATTGAATCATGGGGAGGGGCTGCATCCTTTAAGAGCACCGAAGGGAAGGGAACGACATTCTTTATCAAGCTTCCTATCAATCGGAAAATCGAGAAATCATCGGATGCTGATTCGAAGTCGAGCTAA
- a CDS encoding class I tRNA ligase family protein, producing MKHASYDPKEIEPKWQKYWEEQGLFHAKTGSKKKKFYGLVEFPYPSGDGLHTGHVRGYTAMDVIARKRRHEGFEVLYPIGWDAFGLPTENFAIKHGVRPEVVTKKNTDNFRRQMQSLGFSFDWSREINTTDPEYYKWTQWIFLQLFKKGLAYKQKMEINWCPSCKIGLANEEAQGGVCERCGGPTEKKEKEQWMLAITKYADRLDKDLDSVNYLDKIKVQQRNWIGRSEGALVKFKISSSSHPHQDESSSRLEDRERYIEVFTTRVDTIFGCTYVVVAPEHHIIAHLLQCHSREGGNPGSANILDPRVKPEDDSLLLVENAEKIREYIEEVKKKSEEDRLDATKEKTGVKLEGIEAVNPFTGESVPVFVADYVLGNYGTGAVMAVPAHDERDWEFAKKYRLPLKSVVIPSVVNQKNLPVPGKSVVFRETISAIVYDPKKNKYLALKWKKNDWTTFVIGGVEQGEDVIDAAKREVREETGYTDLKYIRTLGGPVEAKYFVSHKDENRMAHIHAVLFELESEDRISVSEEEKEKHPTIWIEESSLSPDVMFDVDAPFWFARLKSEENEVVTESGVLIESGEFSGLKSEEAREKMIQWLEEKGLGKKQTNYKLRDWVFSRQRYWGEPIPLVKCDACGWVPVSEDELPVELPRVESYTPTDTGESPLSAMEEWVATKCPKCGGPAQRETDTMPNWAGSSWYFLRYADPENTKALASKSALEYWTPVDWYNGGMEHTTLHLLYSRFWHKFLYDIGVVPTSEPYQKRTSHGLILAEGGVKMSKSKGNVVNPDDIVRRFGADTLRVYEMFMGPFDQNVAWSTESIAGSRRFLEKVWKLGIGMKNQETGRKKEDAHAGNVSVKTLLHKTIKKVSEDIEAMRFNTAISALMILVNEMEKTESMSREDFETLLVLLSPFAPHVAEELWSLVGNAGSILSTKWPEANPKYLVADEVEVVVQVNGKLRARLRIVSGSTREEVESAARADLLVSKHLDGKEVRKTVFVQDRLVNFVVG from the coding sequence ATGAAACATGCTTCATATGATCCGAAAGAAATAGAGCCGAAGTGGCAGAAATATTGGGAGGAGCAGGGGCTTTTTCATGCGAAGACCGGATCGAAAAAGAAGAAATTTTACGGGTTGGTCGAGTTTCCATACCCGTCTGGAGACGGGCTTCATACCGGGCATGTGCGCGGGTATACGGCGATGGATGTGATCGCACGGAAGCGGCGGCACGAAGGATTTGAAGTACTTTATCCGATCGGATGGGATGCGTTTGGACTCCCGACCGAGAATTTTGCTATCAAGCACGGCGTGCGTCCGGAAGTGGTGACGAAGAAAAACACGGATAATTTCCGGCGACAGATGCAGTCGCTCGGGTTTTCGTTTGACTGGTCGCGGGAAATAAATACGACCGATCCAGAATACTATAAGTGGACGCAGTGGATATTTCTTCAGCTTTTCAAAAAAGGGTTGGCATATAAACAGAAAATGGAAATCAACTGGTGTCCGTCATGCAAGATCGGTCTTGCGAATGAAGAAGCGCAGGGCGGCGTGTGCGAACGGTGTGGTGGTCCAACGGAAAAAAAAGAGAAAGAGCAGTGGATGTTGGCGATTACAAAATACGCCGATCGGTTGGACAAGGATTTGGACAGTGTTAACTATCTCGACAAGATAAAAGTTCAACAAAGAAACTGGATCGGGAGGTCGGAGGGAGCGCTGGTGAAATTTAAAATTTCTTCCTCCTCCCACCCTCATCAAGATGAGAGTTCTTCTCGGTTAGAGGATCGGGAACGATATATCGAGGTATTCACGACGCGAGTGGATACGATTTTCGGGTGCACATATGTGGTGGTGGCGCCGGAGCACCACATTATTGCACATCTTTTGCAATGTCATTCCCGCGAAGGCGGGAATCCAGGCTCTGCGAACATTCTGGATCCCCGGGTCAAGCCCGAGGATGACAGCTTACTTTTGGTTGAGAATGCAGAGAAGATTCGAGAGTATATAGAAGAGGTGAAAAAGAAATCCGAGGAAGATCGGCTCGATGCGACGAAAGAAAAAACCGGCGTAAAGCTCGAAGGGATTGAGGCAGTGAATCCGTTTACCGGTGAAAGTGTGCCGGTATTCGTTGCTGACTATGTATTGGGAAATTATGGCACGGGTGCGGTGATGGCAGTCCCGGCGCATGACGAACGGGATTGGGAATTTGCGAAGAAGTACCGACTTCCCTTGAAATCGGTAGTTATTCCGAGTGTTGTAAATCAGAAGAATCTCCCGGTTCCAGGAAAATCAGTCGTGTTTCGAGAGACTATCAGTGCCATCGTGTATGACCCGAAGAAAAATAAGTATCTTGCTCTGAAGTGGAAAAAAAATGATTGGACTACATTCGTGATTGGCGGGGTGGAACAAGGGGAGGATGTTATTGATGCGGCAAAGCGAGAAGTTCGAGAGGAAACAGGCTATACCGATCTCAAATATATTCGGACTTTGGGCGGACCGGTAGAGGCGAAATATTTCGTGTCACATAAAGACGAAAATCGCATGGCACATATACATGCCGTGTTGTTTGAATTGGAGAGTGAAGACAGAATATCTGTTTCAGAAGAGGAGAAAGAAAAACATCCGACAATATGGATTGAGGAATCGTCTCTTAGTCCGGATGTAATGTTTGATGTCGATGCTCCATTCTGGTTTGCTCGCCTAAAGTCTGAGGAAAATGAGGTTGTTACTGAAAGCGGCGTCCTCATTGAATCTGGAGAATTCTCCGGTCTGAAATCCGAAGAAGCGCGGGAGAAAATGATCCAATGGCTGGAGGAAAAAGGACTCGGGAAGAAGCAGACGAATTACAAACTTCGAGACTGGGTATTTTCTCGGCAGCGATATTGGGGCGAGCCGATTCCCTTGGTGAAATGTGATGCGTGCGGATGGGTACCGGTTTCCGAAGACGAGCTTCCTGTCGAATTGCCAAGAGTCGAGTCGTATACACCGACGGACACGGGGGAGTCGCCCCTCTCGGCGATGGAGGAATGGGTCGCGACGAAGTGTCCGAAGTGCGGCGGACCGGCACAGCGCGAGACGGACACGATGCCTAACTGGGCGGGATCGAGCTGGTACTTTCTTCGATACGCCGATCCGGAAAATACGAAAGCACTTGCATCAAAGAGCGCGCTCGAATATTGGACGCCCGTCGATTGGTACAATGGCGGCATGGAGCACACGACGCTTCACCTCTTGTATTCTCGTTTTTGGCACAAGTTTCTCTATGATATCGGCGTAGTGCCGACCTCCGAGCCGTATCAGAAGCGCACCTCGCATGGGCTTATCCTTGCCGAGGGCGGCGTCAAGATGAGCAAGTCGAAAGGGAATGTGGTGAATCCGGATGATATTGTGCGGCGGTTCGGCGCGGATACGCTTCGGGTGTACGAAATGTTCATGGGACCATTCGATCAAAATGTCGCCTGGAGTACGGAGAGTATTGCCGGGTCAAGACGGTTTTTGGAGAAAGTGTGGAAATTGGGTATTGGAATGAAGAATCAGGAAACGGGAAGAAAGAAGGAAGATGCTCACGCGGGAAATGTTTCCGTGAAAACTCTGCTGCATAAAACGATCAAAAAAGTGTCTGAGGATATCGAGGCGATGCGGTTTAATACGGCGATTAGCGCGCTCATGATTTTGGTGAATGAGATGGAGAAAACAGAGTCGATGTCGCGAGAAGATTTTGAAACGCTGCTCGTATTACTTTCTCCGTTTGCACCGCATGTTGCGGAAGAGCTCTGGAGTCTTGTCGGGAATGCGGGGTCAATTCTCTCGACCAAGTGGCCGGAAGCAAACCCGAAGTATCTCGTGGCAGATGAAGTGGAAGTGGTAGTGCAAGTCAACGGAAAACTTCGCGCGCGGCTTCGTATTGTCTCCGGATCGACGAGAGAAGAAGTGGAGAGCGCGGCACGTGCTGATCTTCTTGTGTCGAAGCATCTCGATGGAAAAGAAGTTCGAAAGACCGTCTTTGTCCAAGACCGCCTGGTGAATTTCGTGGTGGGTTGA
- the atpC gene encoding ATP synthase F1 subunit epsilon — protein sequence MTSFTLSLVTPERKLLEEAVAQVTLPTETGEVTILPDHIPYIATLKPGEARVETARGEVQSFAVLGGFVEFHDNKLSVLADAAERADEIDVERAERAEERARELREKHIDVSAEEHEMHVAALERAWARLHVGKKHRSHRDSNPETAM from the coding sequence ATGACATCTTTTACCCTTTCACTCGTGACGCCGGAACGGAAACTGCTTGAAGAAGCGGTGGCGCAAGTGACGCTGCCGACGGAAACGGGCGAGGTGACGATATTGCCGGATCATATTCCATATATCGCAACGCTCAAGCCGGGTGAGGCTCGCGTTGAGACGGCGCGTGGCGAGGTGCAGAGCTTCGCAGTCTTAGGTGGATTCGTCGAGTTTCATGACAACAAGCTCTCGGTTCTGGCGGATGCAGCGGAGCGAGCGGATGAGATCGATGTGGAACGGGCGGAGCGCGCCGAAGAGCGTGCACGGGAACTTCGCGAGAAGCACATCGATGTATCTGCCGAGGAACATGAAATGCATGTTGCAGCGCTTGAGCGCGCGTGGGCGCGGCTTCATGTTGGGAAGAAACACCGAAGCCACCGCGATTCGAATCCGGAGACAGCTATGTAA
- a CDS encoding DUF4349 domain-containing protein, with translation MTIKIPSDKFAEANAAIRSIASVVLNESSSASDVTAQFADLEARIKNKYAEEEAFTKILNTTSGKVADILQVTRELSRVRSEIEQLETQKKYMESQTDMASISVSLSEDVKVGTTTNSWRPWQTVKSAVNALISQCRNFIDGAIYFVVSVVPVFLLYLLGVYVVYKAGKGIYRRLYPRV, from the coding sequence GTGACAATCAAAATTCCTTCTGACAAGTTTGCCGAAGCAAATGCGGCGATTCGTAGCATCGCGAGTGTTGTATTGAATGAATCGTCGTCGGCGAGCGATGTGACAGCACAGTTTGCCGATCTTGAGGCACGTATCAAGAATAAGTATGCCGAGGAAGAAGCGTTTACCAAGATTCTTAATACGACATCGGGGAAGGTGGCGGATATTTTGCAGGTGACGCGCGAGCTTTCACGGGTTCGCAGTGAGATCGAACAGCTCGAAACACAGAAAAAGTATATGGAGTCGCAGACCGACATGGCGTCGATCTCGGTTTCTCTGAGTGAAGATGTGAAGGTGGGCACGACGACAAATTCCTGGCGGCCATGGCAAACCGTGAAGTCGGCTGTGAATGCTCTGATCTCCCAATGTCGAAATTTCATCGACGGCGCGATCTATTTCGTGGTCTCGGTGGTTCCGGTGTTTCTGCTGTACCTTTTGGGAGTGTACGTGGTATACAAAGCTGGGAAAGGAATATATCGGAGATTGTATCCAAGAGTTTAG
- a CDS encoding response regulator encodes MTEDMVGTAPQGNGTAENAERTALLLVAEDDQFYANLYRTKLEKEGFGVVTAANGKETLELLKQHHPNLIILDLVMPEMDGFEVLKKIKEDNALRDVPVIILSNLGQQEDIERAQSLGVFKYIIKSNVSIHQMVESVEEALSSAADQARQASK; translated from the coding sequence ATGACAGAAGACATGGTTGGAACCGCACCGCAAGGAAACGGTACGGCAGAGAATGCGGAGAGAACAGCACTTCTCTTGGTAGCGGAAGATGATCAGTTTTATGCCAATCTCTATCGGACGAAACTTGAGAAAGAAGGGTTTGGCGTAGTGACTGCTGCCAATGGCAAGGAGACGTTGGAACTTCTAAAACAGCACCATCCGAATTTGATTATTCTTGATCTCGTGATGCCGGAGATGGACGGCTTCGAGGTATTGAAGAAAATCAAAGAAGATAATGCTCTGCGAGATGTTCCGGTTATCATCCTGTCGAATCTCGGACAGCAGGAGGATATTGAACGAGCTCAATCGCTTGGTGTTTTCAAATATATCATCAAGTCGAACGTTTCCATTCATCAGATGGTGGAGAGTGTTGAAGAGGCGCTTTCATCTGCTGCTGATCAGGCTCGGCAGGCATCGAAGTAG
- a CDS encoding type II/IV secretion system protein has protein sequence MIIDESALVRLIAEMHLVSDEALKDAQKAAATNKVPLLSLLVSDGHMSEREAAEMVGDILGVSVVRISDIAIPDHVLRMIPIVVARAQRIIAISCDERGLAVAMEDPTNLQVCDFLVKKTGMPLRVFLATASDIDLGLSLYTKDIGKTFDEMMTAHVATAEERSGKSGEVPDAPIIRIVDTLFLYAYQNKASDIHIEPRAEIAIVRFRIDGILYDVLSFSRKIHEQVVARLKVLSKLRTDEHQVPQDGKIRASLEGSESPIDIRLSVVPTTDGEKIVLRLLAEHVRQFSLSTLGLSASDLGKMADAYRKPHGMILSTGPTGSGKTTTLYAILKILNKPNINIMTIEDPVEYDMAGINQIQVNQRANLTFATGLRSILRQDPNIILVGEIRDEETSGIAINLAMTGHLVLSTLHANDAATTIPRLLDLGTEPFLIASTVSVVVAQRLVRKIHEPCRVSEEVSLDVLRKELSEELVRKMFPRKASLQKGMTRVYRGKGCSLCHGSGYAGRIGIFEVLLLDEALRHAIMERATASEIQAIAKQSGMRTMIEDGIEKVRQGITTLDEVIRVARE, from the coding sequence ATGATTATCGATGAATCAGCTCTTGTACGGCTCATTGCGGAGATGCATCTGGTATCGGATGAGGCATTGAAGGATGCGCAGAAGGCGGCGGCAACAAACAAAGTGCCACTCCTGTCTCTCTTGGTGTCCGATGGGCACATGAGCGAACGAGAGGCGGCGGAAATGGTCGGCGATATTCTGGGAGTCTCTGTTGTCCGTATTTCGGATATTGCGATTCCCGATCATGTGCTTCGGATGATTCCGATCGTTGTGGCGCGCGCCCAGCGCATCATCGCCATATCATGTGACGAACGAGGACTTGCTGTTGCCATGGAAGACCCGACCAATTTGCAGGTATGCGATTTCTTGGTGAAGAAAACCGGTATGCCACTCCGTGTTTTTCTGGCTACGGCATCCGATATTGACCTGGGACTGAGTCTCTATACCAAAGATATCGGCAAAACGTTCGATGAGATGATGACGGCGCATGTTGCGACGGCGGAAGAACGTTCCGGAAAGAGCGGGGAAGTGCCGGATGCGCCGATTATCCGTATTGTGGATACGTTATTCTTGTATGCTTATCAGAATAAGGCGTCGGATATTCATATCGAACCTCGTGCAGAGATAGCGATTGTCCGCTTTCGCATAGACGGCATTCTTTATGATGTCCTTTCTTTTTCCCGGAAGATACACGAACAAGTGGTTGCTCGACTCAAAGTGCTCTCAAAACTTCGAACTGACGAGCATCAAGTGCCGCAGGACGGGAAAATTCGAGCATCTCTTGAAGGAAGCGAATCACCTATAGATATTCGACTCTCCGTCGTGCCGACGACAGACGGCGAAAAAATAGTCTTGCGGCTCCTGGCGGAGCATGTTCGGCAGTTCTCGCTCTCGACGCTTGGACTTTCCGCATCGGATCTTGGGAAAATGGCCGATGCCTATCGAAAACCTCACGGAATGATATTGTCGACGGGTCCGACGGGAAGCGGAAAGACAACGACACTCTACGCCATACTGAAAATATTGAACAAGCCGAATATAAATATCATGACGATTGAAGATCCGGTCGAATATGATATGGCAGGTATCAATCAGATCCAAGTGAATCAGCGTGCCAATCTTACCTTTGCGACGGGACTGCGCAGTATCCTGCGCCAGGATCCGAATATTATTCTTGTCGGGGAGATCCGCGATGAAGAAACGTCCGGCATAGCAATTAATCTGGCAATGACAGGGCATCTTGTGCTCTCGACGCTCCATGCCAATGATGCGGCGACCACGATTCCGCGATTGCTCGATCTTGGCACTGAGCCGTTCCTTATCGCTTCGACCGTGTCGGTTGTTGTGGCGCAGCGGCTGGTCCGGAAAATCCATGAACCGTGTCGGGTGAGCGAGGAAGTCTCTTTGGATGTGCTTCGAAAGGAGCTCAGCGAGGAGTTGGTGCGGAAAATGTTTCCAAGGAAAGCATCTCTGCAAAAGGGGATGACTCGCGTGTATCGTGGCAAGGGTTGTTCGCTGTGTCATGGAAGCGGGTATGCGGGGCGCATCGGTATCTTCGAAGTGCTTTTACTGGATGAGGCGCTTCGCCATGCTATTATGGAGCGTGCAACGGCAAGTGAAATCCAGGCGATCGCGAAGCAATCCGGCATGCGAACGATGATTGAGGATGGCATCGAGAAGGTCCGCCAAGGAATAACGACGCTCGACGAAGTTATCCGAGTTGCCCGGGAATAA
- a CDS encoding IS5 family transposase (programmed frameshift) yields the protein MYPSDITREQFEHIRPFLESTRKRTKPKTLDSYDVFNALLYILVTGCQWRALPKDYPKWQSVYRHFLVWKERKNKQTESMLEQVLKKLVEQERMKNGKQCKTSFCIVDAQSVKNTDTAREKGYDAGKKFSGIKRHILVDTNGLPHAFTVTTANVTDRNGAIQAVKANKKHLSRVEKLLTDGSYTGENFAKAIKACIGAEVGVAKRNELHTFAVLPQRWVVERSFSWLEKCRRLWKNCERTLDSSLQMMVLSFARLLLKRL from the exons ATGTATCCAAGCGACATAACCCGAGAACAATTCGAACACATCAGACCATTTCTCGAATCAACCAGGAAGAGAACCAAACCAAAGACACTTGATTCCTATGACGTATTCAACGCTCTGCTCTACATTCTGGTCACGGGTTGCCAATGGAGGGCACTTCCCAAGGATTATCCAAAATGGCAGAGTGTCTATCGACACTTCCTTGTCTGGAAGGAACGAAAAAACAAACAGACAGAGAGTATGCTTGAGCAAGTCTTAAAAAAATTGGTCGAACAAGAACGTATGAAAAATGGCAAACAATGCAAAACCAGTTTCTGCATCGTTGATGCTCAAAGTGTCAAGAATACAGATACGGCTCGAGAAAAAGGTTATGATGCAGGAAAAAAGT TTTCCGGTATCAAGCGACATATTCTCGTTGACACCAACGGATTGCCGCATGCGTTCACGGTAACCACTGCTAACGTCACTGATCGAAATGGAGCTATCCAAGCCGTCAAGGCAAACAAAAAACACCTTTCACGGGTGGAGAAACTCTTGACTGATGGTAGTTATACCGGAGAAAACTTCGCCAAAGCGATCAAAGCATGTATCGGTGCGGAAGTGGGAGTAGCTAAACGAAACGAATTGCATACGTTTGCCGTTCTTCCTCAGCGCTGGGTGGTCGAGAGAAGCTTCTCCTGGCTGGAGAAATGCCGAAGGCTCTGGAAGAATTGCGAACGGACACTGGATTCGAGCTTACAGATGATGGTTTTAAGTTTTGCTCGATTGTTGTTGAAAAGATTGTAA